In a single window of the Esox lucius isolate fEsoLuc1 chromosome 22, fEsoLuc1.pri, whole genome shotgun sequence genome:
- the ical1 gene encoding islet cell autoantigen 1-like isoform X1 produces MDGFASDMLSGGRALLGEDSSVMARMQKKFWKTKQALIKATGKKEDEYVVASDADLDAKLEFFRSVQTTCTELLKVIEKYQRRITHLSQEENELGLFLRFQAEHDRTKAGNMMDATSKALCASAKQRLALCPPLQRMEQEVETFRRRAIADTLLTVTRMEKSRTEYRGALLWMKDVSQELDPDTYKQLERFRKVQSQVRGSKEQFEKLKNDVCQKVDMLGASRCNMLSHSLSTYQTTLLQFWEKTAQVMSLIHESFKGHVSYQFNTLKELREPLEQQTELQMHTDDHDETLQDAPDHLVSLDEERPAESASDACSAAPGQTHTTDTLCTLSGQQSTASTDDDLLLMASDLPPPQLGPDPLQPLAPPPSTVPSGGPWGFRDSSLTQLSLHGSLSGGDLLSGGATQQQGPGVGVRARPEEEDVAFLKDLLSPGPMGADEFSREWQDAFGCFESSYPAPLTPPTSGPPPPSADAACPPSKPPSPTGFLPSQLLDRSLRSTGWATPPMFQAPPLQPPASAHVQSVQDGPKSTANVPTGVSRDMSEWFNLFADLDPLSNPDAIGRSEDDILNA; encoded by the exons ATGGACGG GTTTGCAAGTGACATGTTGAGTGGTGGCCGGGCGTTGCTCGGCGAGGACAGCTCCGTCATGGCGCGCATGCAGAAGAAGTTCTGGAAGACGAAGCAGGCTCTGATCAAGGCGACTGGGAAAAAGGAGGACGAATACGTGGTGGCATCGGACGCTGACCTCGACGCCAAACTGGAG TTCTTCCGTTCGGTCCAGACCACCTGCACTGAGCTGCTGAAGGTGATTGAAAAATACCAGCGCAGAATCACAC ATCTGTCTCAGGAGGAGAATGAGCTGGGCTTGTTCCTGCGGTTCCAGGCGGAACACGACCGCACCAAGGCTGGCAACATGATGGACGCAACCAGCAAGGCTCTGTGTGCCTCGGCCAAGCAAAG GCTCGCCCTGTGCCCGCCCCTACAGCGAATGGAGCAGGAGGTGGAGACGTTCCGGCGCCGTGCGATCGCTGACACGTTGCTGACCGTGACCCGGATGGAGAAATCCAGGACGGAATACCGTGGAGCACTGCTCTGGATGAAAGACGTTTCCCAGGAACTGGATCCCGACACCTACAAACAGCTGGAGAGGTTccgcaag gTTCAGTCCCAGGTCAGAGGTTCTAAGGAGCAGTTTGAGAAGCTGAAGAACGATGTTTGTCAGAAGGTGGACATGCTTGGTGCTTCCCGATGTAACATGCTGTCCCACTCCTTAAGCACATATcag ACTACCCTCCTACAGTTCTGGGAGAAGACGGCCCAAGTGATGAGTCTGATCCATGAGTCGTTTAAAGGTCATGTCTCCTACCAGTTCAACACCCTGAAG GAGCTCCGGGAACCCCTGGAACAGCAGACTGAGCTGCAGATGCACACTGACGACCATGACGAGACACTGCAGGACGCCCCAGACCA TCTTGTCTCCTTGGATGAAGAAAGACCTGCAGAATCAGCCTCTG ACGCCTGCTCTGCTGCTCCTGGACAGACTCACACAACTGACA CCCTTTGTACTCTCAGTGGGCAGCAGAGTACAGCCAGCACCGACGATGACTTGTTGCTCATGGCCTCTGACCTGCCCCCACCTCAGCTAGGGCCTGACCCCCTGCAGCCCCTGGCCCCTCCACCGTCCACAGTGCCCTCTGGTGGTCCCTGGGGGTTTAGAGACTCCAGcctcacacagctctctctGCATGGGAGCCTCTCTG GAGGAGACCTCCTATCTGGAGGAGCTACCCAGCAGCAGGGTCCTGGGGTGGGGGTCAGGGCCCGgccagaggaggaggatgtgGCCTTCCTGAAAGACCTCCTGAGCCCTGGACCAATGGGAGCAGACGAGTTCAGTCGAGAGTGGCAAGATGCCTTCGGCTGCTTTGAGTCCTCTTACCCCGCCCCCCTTACTCCTCCCACCTCAggccctccacctccctctgctGATGCGGCCTGCCCCCCCTCTAAGCCTCCCAGTCCTACCGGCTTCCTACCCTCCCAGCTGCTGGATCGCAGCCTGAGATCCACAG GCTGGGCAACTCCTCCCATGTTCCAGGCTCCTCCCCTACAACCACCAGCCTCTGCCCACGTCCAATCGGTTCAGGATGGCCCCAAATCAACAGCCAATG TCCCTACAGGTGTGTCACGGGACATGTCTGAGTGGTTCAACCTGTTTGCAGATCTGGATCCTCTCTCCAACCCTGATGCCATTGGACGCTCTGAAGATGACATCCTCAACGCCTGA
- the ical1 gene encoding islet cell autoantigen 1-like isoform X3: MDGFASDMLSGGRALLGEDSSVMARMQKKFWKTKQALIKATGKKEDEYVVASDADLDAKLEFFRSVQTTCTELLKVIEKYQRRITHLSQEENELGLFLRFQAEHDRTKAGNMMDATSKALCASAKQRLALCPPLQRMEQEVETFRRRAIADTLLTVTRMEKSRTEYRGALLWMKDVSQELDPDTYKQLERFRKVQSQVRGSKEQFEKLKNDVCQKVDMLGASRCNMLSHSLSTYQTTLLQFWEKTAQVMSLIHESFKGHVSYQFNTLKELREPLEQQTELQMHTDDHDETLQDAPDHLVSLDEERPAESASDACSAAPGQTHTTDMGSRVQPAPTMTCCSWPLTCPHLS; the protein is encoded by the exons ATGGACGG GTTTGCAAGTGACATGTTGAGTGGTGGCCGGGCGTTGCTCGGCGAGGACAGCTCCGTCATGGCGCGCATGCAGAAGAAGTTCTGGAAGACGAAGCAGGCTCTGATCAAGGCGACTGGGAAAAAGGAGGACGAATACGTGGTGGCATCGGACGCTGACCTCGACGCCAAACTGGAG TTCTTCCGTTCGGTCCAGACCACCTGCACTGAGCTGCTGAAGGTGATTGAAAAATACCAGCGCAGAATCACAC ATCTGTCTCAGGAGGAGAATGAGCTGGGCTTGTTCCTGCGGTTCCAGGCGGAACACGACCGCACCAAGGCTGGCAACATGATGGACGCAACCAGCAAGGCTCTGTGTGCCTCGGCCAAGCAAAG GCTCGCCCTGTGCCCGCCCCTACAGCGAATGGAGCAGGAGGTGGAGACGTTCCGGCGCCGTGCGATCGCTGACACGTTGCTGACCGTGACCCGGATGGAGAAATCCAGGACGGAATACCGTGGAGCACTGCTCTGGATGAAAGACGTTTCCCAGGAACTGGATCCCGACACCTACAAACAGCTGGAGAGGTTccgcaag gTTCAGTCCCAGGTCAGAGGTTCTAAGGAGCAGTTTGAGAAGCTGAAGAACGATGTTTGTCAGAAGGTGGACATGCTTGGTGCTTCCCGATGTAACATGCTGTCCCACTCCTTAAGCACATATcag ACTACCCTCCTACAGTTCTGGGAGAAGACGGCCCAAGTGATGAGTCTGATCCATGAGTCGTTTAAAGGTCATGTCTCCTACCAGTTCAACACCCTGAAG GAGCTCCGGGAACCCCTGGAACAGCAGACTGAGCTGCAGATGCACACTGACGACCATGACGAGACACTGCAGGACGCCCCAGACCA TCTTGTCTCCTTGGATGAAGAAAGACCTGCAGAATCAGCCTCTG ACGCCTGCTCTGCTGCTCCTGGACAGACTCACACAACTGACA TGGGCAGCAGAGTACAGCCAGCACCGACGATGACTTGTTGCTCATGGCCTCTGACCTGCCCCCACCTCAGCTAG
- the ical1 gene encoding islet cell autoantigen 1-like isoform X2 — protein sequence MDGFASDMLSGGRALLGEDSSVMARMQKKFWKTKQALIKATGKKEDEYVVASDADLDAKLEFFRSVQTTCTELLKVIEKYQRRITHLSQEENELGLFLRFQAEHDRTKAGNMMDATSKALCASAKQRLALCPPLQRMEQEVETFRRRAIADTLLTVTRMEKSRTEYRGALLWMKDVSQELDPDTYKQLERFRKVQSQVRGSKEQFEKLKNDVCQKVDMLGASRCNMLSHSLSTYQTTLLQFWEKTAQVMSLIHESFKGHVSYQFNTLKELREPLEQQTELQMHTDDHDETLQDAPDHLVSLDEERPAESASDACSAAPGQTHTTDRGDLLSGGATQQQGPGVGVRARPEEEDVAFLKDLLSPGPMGADEFSREWQDAFGCFESSYPAPLTPPTSGPPPPSADAACPPSKPPSPTGFLPSQLLDRSLRSTGWATPPMFQAPPLQPPASAHVQSVQDGPKSTANVPTGVSRDMSEWFNLFADLDPLSNPDAIGRSEDDILNA from the exons ATGGACGG GTTTGCAAGTGACATGTTGAGTGGTGGCCGGGCGTTGCTCGGCGAGGACAGCTCCGTCATGGCGCGCATGCAGAAGAAGTTCTGGAAGACGAAGCAGGCTCTGATCAAGGCGACTGGGAAAAAGGAGGACGAATACGTGGTGGCATCGGACGCTGACCTCGACGCCAAACTGGAG TTCTTCCGTTCGGTCCAGACCACCTGCACTGAGCTGCTGAAGGTGATTGAAAAATACCAGCGCAGAATCACAC ATCTGTCTCAGGAGGAGAATGAGCTGGGCTTGTTCCTGCGGTTCCAGGCGGAACACGACCGCACCAAGGCTGGCAACATGATGGACGCAACCAGCAAGGCTCTGTGTGCCTCGGCCAAGCAAAG GCTCGCCCTGTGCCCGCCCCTACAGCGAATGGAGCAGGAGGTGGAGACGTTCCGGCGCCGTGCGATCGCTGACACGTTGCTGACCGTGACCCGGATGGAGAAATCCAGGACGGAATACCGTGGAGCACTGCTCTGGATGAAAGACGTTTCCCAGGAACTGGATCCCGACACCTACAAACAGCTGGAGAGGTTccgcaag gTTCAGTCCCAGGTCAGAGGTTCTAAGGAGCAGTTTGAGAAGCTGAAGAACGATGTTTGTCAGAAGGTGGACATGCTTGGTGCTTCCCGATGTAACATGCTGTCCCACTCCTTAAGCACATATcag ACTACCCTCCTACAGTTCTGGGAGAAGACGGCCCAAGTGATGAGTCTGATCCATGAGTCGTTTAAAGGTCATGTCTCCTACCAGTTCAACACCCTGAAG GAGCTCCGGGAACCCCTGGAACAGCAGACTGAGCTGCAGATGCACACTGACGACCATGACGAGACACTGCAGGACGCCCCAGACCA TCTTGTCTCCTTGGATGAAGAAAGACCTGCAGAATCAGCCTCTG ACGCCTGCTCTGCTGCTCCTGGACAGACTCACACAACTGACA GAGGAGACCTCCTATCTGGAGGAGCTACCCAGCAGCAGGGTCCTGGGGTGGGGGTCAGGGCCCGgccagaggaggaggatgtgGCCTTCCTGAAAGACCTCCTGAGCCCTGGACCAATGGGAGCAGACGAGTTCAGTCGAGAGTGGCAAGATGCCTTCGGCTGCTTTGAGTCCTCTTACCCCGCCCCCCTTACTCCTCCCACCTCAggccctccacctccctctgctGATGCGGCCTGCCCCCCCTCTAAGCCTCCCAGTCCTACCGGCTTCCTACCCTCCCAGCTGCTGGATCGCAGCCTGAGATCCACAG GCTGGGCAACTCCTCCCATGTTCCAGGCTCCTCCCCTACAACCACCAGCCTCTGCCCACGTCCAATCGGTTCAGGATGGCCCCAAATCAACAGCCAATG TCCCTACAGGTGTGTCACGGGACATGTCTGAGTGGTTCAACCTGTTTGCAGATCTGGATCCTCTCTCCAACCCTGATGCCATTGGACGCTCTGAAGATGACATCCTCAACGCCTGA